In the genome of Zootoca vivipara chromosome 6, rZooViv1.1, whole genome shotgun sequence, the window CTTCCTTTTACACtgcgtttctaggcacaggtctgggctttccAGGCCTGAGTCCGAgcggtttctctttttttttgtcctACACAATTTACccttgaattggagcaaacagcaatcggGTTTTcagtggattgctgtttgctccaattcagctgcaaaacatgggttttcccagggaaaacacagggtgggggggacaacaacaatgctcagacacagacctggaaagcccaggcttgtgcctagaaagcatactTACAAAAGTAAGTGTTGATGAGCGCatggtgttgcccttgtagaattcagcaaggAAAAGGATGAGGGTGAAACAAGAATTAGTTGGTTTTGCCTGTCCTAGGCTGACACTACCTACTGTTTGGGCTCCTTGCATTCTGCCCCACAAGTCCCAACGAGCAGCAGCCACTACTGAGAACGATCTATAACACTTGCTTACCATAGATCAAAGAAGAAAAAATTGTCACACTATgaggatccacacacacacacacaccccggggaGGACAAAAATTCTATCCCCATTATATGTTTTTGGAAGCTATGGAGTGTGTTGAAATCTTGTGTGATGTGCGGCCTTTTGGTTTTTACTGTAACACTATTAATAGCATTTCCTGCTTTCAGCTCTTGAGTCTGGCTGGCAGCAACATATGTCTGGTGTCTGTGGCAGCGTGCGAGTTTCTCCAGTTAATCTCTTAACAAAAAGGAACTTTACCATAACTgtggttgggggagggggcggggaaggcGGTTAGTGGGTGAGAGTCACTGGGGCATGTTTACATCCTGTTTAAAATAAGGGGATAAGAAAACCCACTTCATCCTTTACTCGGCAAGCTCTTCTTAGGACCCCTGCCAGACGTCCTTTATATTGTGCATTCAGGATTATTTATGCTCTTGATGCTGTCAGGATAGTCACATGCAATTCTGCTTTCAACGCTGTGTGCACATGCAGAAGTCTTGGGCCTGTCACGCTGCTTCCTTTCCAGTCAGTGCATTTTCTCTAACATCCTGCAgaaatcccataactttttaATACCACagctgttctgttttatttttgtactgcTTTTGTTGTGCCATGGCTCCTTTGGACAGCAATCATGTGTTGCATTGCAGAATAAACTAAAGCAGGATAAATCCACCACGGATGCACTTTTGTGGTGTCAAGAACATACCCGCAATAAAACACCCGTCTGAAGGTGCCCTGAAAGGGGAAAAGGTTGATTTCTGAACAGGCATTTTAGTCATTTAGTGTCGTTAGATTGCCACTCTAGGATCAGGGAGCTCAGAGCTCTcattcccactcagtcatgatgctcactgggtcaccttgggtcagtcgcagcctaacctacttcacagagtaactaactaactacagtggaacctcggtttatgaatacctcggtttacgaattttcggtttacgaacaccgcggaaccatctggaacagattaattcactttccattactttccatgggaaagttcgcttcagtttatgaacgcttcagtttatgaacagacttccggaaccaattacacccatgcttcgggttaagtacgcttcaggttgagtactctgcggacccgtctggaacagattaatccactttccattactttcaatgggaaagttcgcttcagtttattaacgcttcagtttatgaaccgacttccggaaccaattgtgttcataaaccgaggtaccactgtaactaactaatttgcataccacccttcatacaTAGgactcagggtggttcacagcataaaaatacacgataaaaacaccaaatacataataaaaacaataacaaaatgaaaCCATTAACCCCCCTTGCCCTCCCTCAGACACATTTTTAAGGGAATAGGATGTTAATGAgccttatctatctatctatctataccccacccatctgactgcttTGCCCCCAACCCATCTGACTGCTTtggctggcttccaacataataaaaacacagcaaacattaaaaacatcccgatacaggccaaaggcctggttgaaaaagaacattttgactggcgcctaaaggtgcataatgaaggtgccagctgaacctccctgcgAAGATcaactagggcagtgtttcccaaccttgtgcctccagatgttttgagactacaattcccatcatccctagctagcaagaccagtggtcaggaatgatgggaattgtagtccgaaaacagctggaggcacaaggttgggaaacactggactagggAAGGGGAGAACTATGTAATACTCCTTCCACAACACCTGGAAGTGCTGGTATCAAAGACCCCCATCCTTGGTTTGATACCAGAGTTGCATACCAGATACTTGCATTTGAATAGCTCCTCTCAAGGACAGACCAGAGATGGGGGACCGGGGAAATCCAGAGGttattgaactacagttcccaaccaTAATCCATGGAGAtttgggctggtgggagctgtaacgcagcaacatctggggggccaaatgTTTTCTCGTACCTGGCTAAAAAAGGAGCAGTGATTTGCCAGGTACCAGAAAACAGGTCCTGCCCCTGGTAAACAGGGTGAGTCAGAGTGGCTGCTTTGGCGCATCTGCGGGAAGGGCTGCCTGCCTTCTATTTCTGGACCAGCCCTTTGCATTTATAGAATTTCATGTGACACGTTTGGGAGGGAGGGTCTTATTTTCGGCCTAAGAGAATAGCCTCTCTGAAGACGAACAGCCTCTGCACTCAGTGCCCAGGGTACTGGGCACAGCATCATGTCACGCCGGGAGAACTTTGCTGCGCTGCTCCTGGCATGGCCCCATCCTTGGCGTAGGCTGTCTTCAAGGTAGGATCTGCAGTGCCCCTCCCCCACATTGTTATTGTGTATCTGCTCCCCTCTAGAACAGCCACTTTTCGCTTTGCCTCTTTTGTGCAAGAGGCTGTGATATTGCAGAGGTGACCTCAAAACCCTAAAGATCAGGCTCTCCTCTAGGGTAGACACTGCAGCTGATGATATTAGCGAAGGAGCCTTATACCACCAGAGTGGAGAGGTCACAGCAGAGGGAACATGCTCATATAGCTGCTGGTGTTGCTGCCTGATCGGGTGTCCCGGAGAACTCACAAGACAGAAGGAGATGGCCTTCAAGGTCATACTTGTTGATTGCCACTGTTTATTAGCAAGTTGCCAGTCCTCATGATTGGCGGTGGTAGAACGTTAGGAGAGAAAGGCAGCAATTGGTTTCTATATAGGCAGCATGCTTATAACATGTCACCCTCTCtttgcatcatcatcattgttattgttattaattctaTGCTGTCATTGTCATTTGAGAGATAAAATCAATCCCTGCTCACGAGGGGAGGGTGCATTCCCAGTTTACGAGGACCTTACAATTGAAGGCAAACCCCTGGGAGAACAACAAGCTTTATTTGCAGCTGGGAATGAGGATTAAGAGATAAGGCACAGGCCACACAGAAGTGGTGGATTTGGGGGAAAGGGCCGAAGATCAATGACAGAgcacgtgctttgcatgcagaaggtcccaggttcaatccctagcatcccTAAGTAGGTCTCCATGTCAGACTCTGGAGAGCTGATGCAAGTCACTGGATATGAGCATCCTGTTTTTAGatatcagcatcctgttctcatagtgtccAACCAAATGCCTCAGTGGGAAGCCTGCACACACGACATCAGCCCAACAGAACTTCCCCCACTTGTGATGCCCAGGAACTGGCTTTCAAAGACATACAGTACTTCCTCagacagtgaaggtagaacacagccattgtggctagcagccaatgatagacatattgctgtgaaaatgttgttgttgctgctgctgctggtgctgctgctgtataCCACTGTAAACCTgtaaatctcagggcagttcacaacataaaattacaatataaaaaaacaaattacatcATAATCAATAATCCCCCCCTGTGTctgccaccttgaggtccttggctgcgagtcctggaagacctgctccctgccttacaggcctttatgtggaaattgttcgatTTGGTTGTGTGCTCTCTGATGTTTCGTTTATTCTTTATgactagttttgttttgtttgtagttatgtatttttaaatatgttgtaaaCTGTCTTCAgcaaggcagcatacaaaaaaaagatTGCTTGCTTGCTGGCTTGATTATTCTTTCGAGGGTTTAAAATGGACTTCTACTGGACAGACATTCAAACAGAAGACTCTTTCAAAGAGAAGGTTGTGATCTGACAGCCCTATTTAAAGGCCTCTATTTGTGTCCTCTGTGGCTGCTAGGGATGGAAGTacctgtccattttggttctctcagtttctcattttccaatttTATATTAAATTCTCCAGTTTTCTGCAGCAATTCacagatgatgattattattatttaatcctcATGAAGATTCATCAGCGTTTTGATGCGATTTTCACTCTAATAAAAacctttttgtatgcagttttgactaatgtgcacatCTTTGCAAGCATTTTTCTAATGTAGTgcatttttgtaagttattttccCTTATCAATTGTTATGCACATTTcccactaatatgtgcatttttttaaaaaaaaaccagtggctggctggagaactgcattgcaagatttggaCAAATGTTcatatattgttttgggaagtacgaatttgatagatttgcctttaaatgcaaactgaatctaatttcccCTCTATCTCTCATTGCAAAATGAAACATGCtgtaaaagtatttttaaaacttctctcttttctctccccactcccaacgACCCCATCAACATGTCCCTTTCCCAGATGGAAAATTTTGAGTACAGCATCCTGTTAAATGACCGGGATTGGGCTGAGTTCTACTTGGCTTCTGAAGAATGCAGTTTGAGCCAGCCAGCCTTGGCTACAGCTGACGAGCAGCTCCTCAGCGACCTTGAGGAAGGGGAGGCCGCAGAGAGTGGGTCGGTCCAAGTGAAAGTGGGCCCTGTCCTCCCAGCCAGCCATTCAGCCAGCTGCCTCCCACGTGGAACCCCAGATGGGCACCTGCTTGTAGATGAGGTTTTGTCTGGCAGTGACGATGAAACAGATCTGGGCTCTGTCATCAGGTTTCTGTGCAACAGCAAACAACTTGGCACAGCTTGCCCCCAGACTTCCAGGAGGACCCAGGAAGGTCAGCTGCCCCGTGTCACTTTGAAGCCATCAGGAAGTCGGACTGGGCTGCAAGTTACCGTCACAGAAGCTGCATTTACTGCCAAGGAAACAGAGAGAGGAGACCAGCCCATAAATCCAGACTGCTCCCTACCAGTAGTGCTAGCTACTGCCACCCAAGGGAGGGCCTTGACAGAGAAAAGCCCAGGGCAGGAGAGAATGGAAAGACCTCCCTGTGCTGAGCCTACAAACCTGAAGACCACAGACGGGGCAGACAACAATGGGAGCAGTCCTATCTGCTTGGAATTACAACACTCCAAGgatccctccctgcctgcctgtgtgGGCATGCAGCTCCCAGCATCAATGACGAGCACAGCAGCTTGTTGGGAACCAGAACCCCCACTTGCTGCCTATCCAAGCTCTGCTCCCTTTTATTCTCCAGTTTCTGCAGAGCTCGGGGGAGCAGAGCGCCCAGAGAAGGGTGGCAAGCCCCTTCAGGTCACCTTGAAGGCACAGGCAGCGGCGCCACTCCAGGAAAACCCATCTCCATCTCAAGGGTGTTTGGTTCCAATCGTAATGGTCTCTGCACCATCCGACATGCTATCGGCGAGCCGTGGGGGAAACATTCCGGGAAGGGTGAGCAAGGAAGAAGACATTTCTGCAAATGTCATTGTTGAGAGTGGAGCAAGCAACAGGGAGGCCTTAAAGGAGGGAGGCCCAGTGAACCAAGTCAGGGGCTCTCCATGTGACAACGGGGTTCAACCATTTCCAAGGGCACCGGGAGAAAAGAGTGGTCCAAGCCCAATCCAAGCAACAAATTCCATATGTGATGGGCTATTGCAGGAAGACAGAGAAACAGCTACTTCAACAGGAAGGGTTGAGAAGAACGACAGTGGAGAAACGTGCCACTATCTTGGCGTGGCTTTACCTTTTGAAGAGGAACTTCATACTATTGTTCAAGGAGAACAGACATCAGACCGCTTAGGGGAGCCAACTCCCTATGGTCCGACGTTAGAAGGCTCTCCAGAAAGTGGCTTATCtgccatgaggtggccaaaaatGTATGACTGTTTTTTCTGCGATGACACCCAGGAGGAGGGATTGGGGATTGGAAAGGAGCAGCCGATCTCAGGGATTGACCAAGAGCTGCCTGAAATGGATGGGCCTGAAATGTACGAACATTTCTTCAGCGAAATGGGTGAGGCCAAGGTGAGAAACAAAGATGGAGTTCTGGAGACAGTCTTCAGCTCCGGACATCAGTCGGCGCCATCTGGTGGCTTGGGGGACCCGGATTTGGACATGGCTGACAGTGCTATGCAGATGTCTACCCCAGAGGTGTACGAACACTTCTTTGCCaacaaagcaaagaagaagaggaactgGAGGGTTTTTTTCTTCAGCATCCCAGCCTCAGAGGTGAGGAAGGCTGCAAGAGCTTTAAAATCCTTTCTGTGCAGACCTGCACATCTTCTCAGATCACGGCCCACAAGCCAAGGCGCTCTGCTTCGGAAAGGATCTCAAGGAAGGCTGGTGCTCGTGTCTCCAAGGCTCCTGGGTGAAAACCTACCAAGACCAGAAGACCTAGGGATGGCTGTGATGCAACCAGGTACCATTTCTTTTTCCTGATATGTGAGTGGGTTTTTGGTTCTGACAACTTGACATGCTGACCATTTAACTGTTTTGCCAGTGCTTAATTTCTAAACAAATGTGCCAGGGCTCAACACTTTGTACATCTAACGCAGGTgcggggaacctcaggcccaggggccatatGTGGCCCTCCTGGACCCTTGTCTGGCccttagatagggttgccatatttcatatTATTTGGAAGACTTCAAAATTGTTGAGATTTTATTAGGAaatccccaaagttgttgaactttatttagacaaaccccaaagttgttgaactgtgttgttgttttttacaaaaacgGAAAAAGAGAGAgcgatttttcaattgacttgcctaagatccttttggaaatagaatagaatagaatagaatagaatcatagaatagaatcatagaatagaatcatagagttggaagagaccacaagggccatccagtccaaccccctgccaagcaggaaacaccatcaaagcattcttgacatatgcctgtcaagcctctgcttaaagacctccaaagaaggagactccaccacactccttggtagcaaattccactgccgaacagctcttactgtcaggaagttcttcctaatgtttaggtggaatcttctttcttgaagtttgaatccattgctccgtgttcgcttctctggagcagcagaaaacaatctttctccctccaatttcccccagatgtcaattctgcctttgaaatcccagtaatgtccgggaaaatcagACGTATGGCATCCATACTTTTGAACTCTCCCCAGAgcaccctcctccccagccccactCCATCTCCCTAGGTCTCACCCTTACTGACACTTCTTTGcacccttctttgtgtgttcatgcctggctggaatgcacccTTGTATTCTGATCATGCTTCTTTCCTTTCTGGATGGATAGAGGGATGGTGGTGTGTAAGTGCTCATAGAAACTTCCCCCGCCCACCACTGGTGGGTGACCCCCATGCCCCTCCAAAGGTAGCCCAGAGAGAAGCATGACGCTCAGTCTGAAAAAACATTCTCCGCCCCTGACCTAACCTAAGGACTGGTTGCAGAGTTCCATGGTGATGTCATTTGGGCATTTGGCATCTTCATTTTTAATAAACGGATGTgttcccagcagcagcaacagcagcatgatCCTAAGCATTTTGTTATGGAGCGCATGCTTCAAGGGAAGGTGCACTCTGCATGTCCTCAGAGGCCCTCTGTCCTTAGGTACATTCCATTGAAAACATAAGTTGGTTTCAttctttttaaagtgaaaagGCATCAGCACACATACCCAGAGGCACCGTGCCATGCCCAAAGTATGAGAACATTTGGAAACAAGTATGGCAACCCCTTTTGTGCTGTGGGTTCAAGAGCAGCTAAGGAAATTGTGGCTGTTATAGTGGATACACATGAAATGATTTTCCTGCAGAGAATTCCTTACAAACgggaagatagatagatagatagatagatagatagatagatagatagatagatgatagatagatgcacacacacatatagaaaTCAACCTATCTTGATATTTCATATACTAAACCAAATGGTGACCTCATTATTTGAATAAAGCCCTCTTGCCTTGGTGGTGACTATtaatcagccagccagccttaATCGATGGCCATGAATAGATCAACCCACAGAGAGTTTTACCACTTCCAgagaaaacagtaaaataatattgcagcaccttaaagaccaacaaatttACAATGGCACAAACATTTGAGTACTGGAGAGTCGGCTGTGTCTGATGGAGTGAACTCTAGCCCACGGAAGCTTATGCCATCATAAATTCATTAAAGTGCTGTAAGACACTGTTGTTAACGTTTTTTACAACACACCCTGGAGGTTAAAACCTTTGCAGCCCTGTCTCAGgcgtgtttactcagaaataagccctgctGAGTCACTCTCGACCTAAGAGTGCATTGAAACTGGACTTGCACCCTTGGGCCATCGAGAGGTCCTGTATCCCCAAAGGAAAACAGTGCTCCAGAAACACTCAAAGGTCATCAGCAAGCACCCATAACTGATTGAAAGTAGCTCCTCTCAGAAGTAAAACAAAGACTGACCTTGTAGTGTTTGAAAGTCGTTCTTTGTCCTGAGCCTCAAAGCAGATTGAGCATTATTGCAACACTTGTTCTTTTgcaagagacagacagaaagagtGCAAGGAGTGGATGGGTAAGATTAGAACTCAGGTCTCTGATCTATTTGCTTGAAAGCTAGCCAGGCATTACTCTgaccatacatataaagcacgTTTAAAGCACAGGGGttaccccaaagaatcccgagaaCTGTCATCtgttaagggtgatgggaattgtagctctgtgaggggtaaactccagttctttgggaggaagccatgaccgTTAAAATGCCATATAAATGTGCTTTGTCTGTATGGGGTGGATATTGATTATATAGACACACAATGCACTCTCTTGCA includes:
- the PERM1 gene encoding PGC-1 and ERR-induced regulator in muscle protein 1 — encoded protein: MENFEYSILLNDRDWAEFYLASEECSLSQPALATADEQLLSDLEEGEAAESGSVQVKVGPVLPASHSASCLPRGTPDGHLLVDEVLSGSDDETDLGSVIRFLCNSKQLGTACPQTSRRTQEGQLPRVTLKPSGSRTGLQVTVTEAAFTAKETERGDQPINPDCSLPVVLATATQGRALTEKSPGQERMERPPCAEPTNLKTTDGADNNGSSPICLELQHSKDPSLPACVGMQLPASMTSTAACWEPEPPLAAYPSSAPFYSPVSAELGGAERPEKGGKPLQVTLKAQAAAPLQENPSPSQGCLVPIVMVSAPSDMLSASRGGNIPGRVSKEEDISANVIVESGASNREALKEGGPVNQVRGSPCDNGVQPFPRAPGEKSGPSPIQATNSICDGLLQEDRETATSTGRVEKNDSGETCHYLGVALPFEEELHTIVQGEQTSDRLGEPTPYGPTLEGSPESGLSAMRWPKMYDCFFCDDTQEEGLGIGKEQPISGIDQELPEMDGPEMYEHFFSEMGEAKVRNKDGVLETVFSSGHQSAPSGGLGDPDLDMADSAMQMSTPEVYEHFFANKAKKKRNWRVFFFSIPASEVRKAARALKSFLCRPAHLLRSRPTSQGALLRKGSQGRLVLVSPRLLGENLPRPEDLGMAVMQPERPLQPVFTQRDMCLGFMAFASWAVKSSDLQAPDAWKIVLLANFGTLSAIRFFRRQVITDAQHGT